Proteins encoded together in one Hevea brasiliensis isolate MT/VB/25A 57/8 chromosome 16, ASM3005281v1, whole genome shotgun sequence window:
- the LOC110656846 gene encoding S-adenosylmethionine carrier 1, chloroplastic/mitochondrial isoform X1, with product MEVGNTWTFSEEQKENCYTDGFGYKKCISQKEPQKFFASVSAGEDKPFDFLGALYEGIVAGSTAGVVAEAALYPLDTIKTRLQAAHDGGKIMFKGLYSGLAGNLAGAFPASAVFFGVYEPVKQKLLKTLPENLSAFAHLSAGAIGGAISSLVRVPTEVVKQRMQTGQFTSAPNAVHVIVAKEGFKGLYAGYGSFLLRDLPFDAIQFCLYEQLLMGYKLVARRDLKDHEIAIIGAFAGAITGALTNPLDVVKTRLMVQGPANQYKGIFDCARTITKEEGVHALLKGIGPRVLWVGVGGAIFFGVLEKTKQILAQRCPGPPMPVSFKQD from the exons ATGGAAGTAGGAAATACTTGGACATTCTCTGaag AACAAAAAGAAAATTGTTATACAGATGGATTCGGCTATAAGAAGTGCATTTCTCAGAAAGAGCCGCAAAAGTTTTTTGCTTCAGTTAGTGCAGGAGAGGATAAGCCATTTGATTTCTTAGGCGCTTTATATG AGGGCATTGTAGCTGGAAGCACTGCAGGTGTTGTTGCAGAAGCGGCTTTGTATCCACTTGATACAATAAAAACTAGGCTGCAG GCTGCTCATGATGGAGGAAAAATTATGTTCAAGGGTCTTTATTCTGGATTGGCTGGAAACCTTGCTGGTGCCTTTCC GGCTTCTGCTGTATTTTTTGGTGTTTATGAACCTGTGAAACAGAAATTGCTGAAAACTTTGCCTGAAAACCTCAGCGCTTTTGCTCATCTG TCTGCAGGTGCCATTGGAGGTGCCATTTCTTCCCTTGTTCGTGTGCCGACAGAG GTTGTTAAGCAGAGAATGCAAACCGGGCAATTTACTTCAGCCCCTAATGCTGTTCATGTTATTGTTGCTAAAGAGGGTTTTAAAGGTCTCTATGCG GGATATGGATCCTTCTTATTGCGAGATTTGCCTTTTGATGCTATCCAGTTCTGCCTCTATGAGCAACTCCTAATGGGATATAAGCTGGTG GCACGAAGAGATCTGAAAGATCATGAGATTGCTATAATTGGTGCTTTTGCTG GTGCAATAACTGGAGCTCTAACTAATCCCCTTGATGTGGTAAAAACTAGATTAATGGTTCAG GGACCAGCAAACCAGTACAAAGGGATTTTTGATTGTGCCAGGACTATTACTAAAGAAGAGGGAGTTCATGCTCTTCTCAAG GGTATTGGACCAAGGGTATTATGGGTAGGTGTTGGAGGTGCAATCTTCTTTGGTGTCCTTGAAAAGACAAAGCAGATACTTGCTCAAAGATGCCCAGGTCCTCCAATGCCAGTCTCTTTCAAGCAAGATTAA
- the LOC110656846 gene encoding S-adenosylmethionine carrier 1, chloroplastic/mitochondrial isoform X2, with product MVEGIVAGSTAGVVAEAALYPLDTIKTRLQAAHDGGKIMFKGLYSGLAGNLAGAFPASAVFFGVYEPVKQKLLKTLPENLSAFAHLSAGAIGGAISSLVRVPTEVVKQRMQTGQFTSAPNAVHVIVAKEGFKGLYAGYGSFLLRDLPFDAIQFCLYEQLLMGYKLVARRDLKDHEIAIIGAFAGAITGALTNPLDVVKTRLMVQGPANQYKGIFDCARTITKEEGVHALLKGIGPRVLWVGVGGAIFFGVLEKTKQILAQRCPGPPMPVSFKQD from the exons ATGGTCG AGGGCATTGTAGCTGGAAGCACTGCAGGTGTTGTTGCAGAAGCGGCTTTGTATCCACTTGATACAATAAAAACTAGGCTGCAG GCTGCTCATGATGGAGGAAAAATTATGTTCAAGGGTCTTTATTCTGGATTGGCTGGAAACCTTGCTGGTGCCTTTCC GGCTTCTGCTGTATTTTTTGGTGTTTATGAACCTGTGAAACAGAAATTGCTGAAAACTTTGCCTGAAAACCTCAGCGCTTTTGCTCATCTG TCTGCAGGTGCCATTGGAGGTGCCATTTCTTCCCTTGTTCGTGTGCCGACAGAG GTTGTTAAGCAGAGAATGCAAACCGGGCAATTTACTTCAGCCCCTAATGCTGTTCATGTTATTGTTGCTAAAGAGGGTTTTAAAGGTCTCTATGCG GGATATGGATCCTTCTTATTGCGAGATTTGCCTTTTGATGCTATCCAGTTCTGCCTCTATGAGCAACTCCTAATGGGATATAAGCTGGTG GCACGAAGAGATCTGAAAGATCATGAGATTGCTATAATTGGTGCTTTTGCTG GTGCAATAACTGGAGCTCTAACTAATCCCCTTGATGTGGTAAAAACTAGATTAATGGTTCAG GGACCAGCAAACCAGTACAAAGGGATTTTTGATTGTGCCAGGACTATTACTAAAGAAGAGGGAGTTCATGCTCTTCTCAAG GGTATTGGACCAAGGGTATTATGGGTAGGTGTTGGAGGTGCAATCTTCTTTGGTGTCCTTGAAAAGACAAAGCAGATACTTGCTCAAAGATGCCCAGGTCCTCCAATGCCAGTCTCTTTCAAGCAAGATTAA